In Zingiber officinale cultivar Zhangliang chromosome 3B, Zo_v1.1, whole genome shotgun sequence, a single window of DNA contains:
- the LOC122056453 gene encoding late embryogenesis abundant protein At5g17165-like: protein MAAYLNWRSVAAGSIGKRFLHQIRVASPLPAFSVSSPVISYRSRAVHDSSYDKNVDEHVRPSVVPDYVINDSSSDKYWGPHPTTGVFGPADDGSALLGGSGAKLVAGPESGPSEVEATVWFRHQEGVDKAPYA from the exons ATGGCAGCCTACCTGAACTGGCGATCGGTCGCTGCAGGAAGCATCGGGAAGCGATTCCTCCACCAGATCCGAGTCGCTTCGCCTCTCCCCGCCTTCTCCGTCTCCTCTCCGGTGATTTCTTACAG ATCCAGGGCCGTACACGACTCGTCGTACGACAAGAACGTGGACGAGCACGTCCGCCCGAGCGTGGTGCCGGACTATGTGATCAACGACAGCAGCTCTGACAAGTACTGGGGCCCACACCCCACCACCGGCGTCTTCGGCCCGGCTGACGACGGCAGCGCCTTACTGGGCGGGAGCGGCGCTAAGCTTGTCGCCGGTCCAGAGAGCGGCCCTTCCGAGGTGGAGGCGACCGTGTGGTTCCGCCATCAGGAGGGCGTTGACAAGGCTCCCTACGCCTGA